A segment of the Aureliella helgolandensis genome:
GATGACGAGTCATCGCACTCCATATGGACTGCTGCGACTTGTCGTAGCTAGTGTCTGTCCGGAAATTGCCTTGCTGGAGGATTTCACGCAGTCAGATGCTATCAGACAATCAGGAAGAGTTGCCTTCGCTTCGCATTCATTGCCGCTAGGTGAAGTCAAATCCAGCCGTTTTGACCGACTTTGCGTCGCTGGCGCGGACCGGTAGCCAGCTGGCTAATTCAAAAGTGACGAACCTCAGTCACATGCCCTAAGCCGCTTTGCGTTTGCTCTGTGCTGCCGATGCATTGGGGCGTTGTTTAGAAAGCAGTAGCTTTCCAAGCGTGTGTATATTGCGACCTAGAATCGCTAATCCCAAATAGCGTTCAAAGCCGAGTTCAGTCCGGTCGCGACAACGCTTCAAACCATTGCCCCGCTGTAACACTCCGATCGCTGCCTCGATGCCTGAGTGGTGTAGTCGGGTTCGGTGAAATTTAGCACTTTCGTTCTTAATCCGCTGTACGTATTCACCAGGAGCCCGCGGTAGTACGCATACATCTTCGATTATCTGCTGCAGGTTTGATTCATTTTCCGCTGAATAGAAACCTCGGTCAAAAGACGCGGTGTGAATCTCGCCTGCGTGCTTCTTCTGAGCCAACTTCGTTTGTTCCACCACGACATCCTGGTCACGCACGTCGCGAGCCATCAAGTGATAGTGACTAATGAAACCAGCACCATCCTCGTAAACCAAAGCCAATCGACCATATTGATTGGGTTGTCCGGCTTTGCCGCGACGGTAAAGCTGCGTGTGTGTTTCGAACAAGCTGAACAGCTTGTCGCAATTGGGGACTGACTCACCCAATAGGACACGCCGACGCGCCGTATCGCAAACCTGCTCGGTCAGTCCTGTCCAATGTTCGATTGTTGTGATTAGGGACAGAGTTACTGTGGATGCACCGAGAGATTTCGCCTCATTCGTCAGTGATTTCGCTCGCTCGAGCAAAAGTGCTACGCGTTGCAGCAGGTCGCGATAACGCGATTCCAAGGCTTCCTTTTTGCGTGAGCTCTTGCTGGCAGCAATCCGTCCTATCTGCTGCTTTAAGCTCTTGATCTTCTTGACTAGATGCCCCACTTGTCTCCATCCTGTGGTCTCAAGCTGTTGCGCCAACTCAACACAGAACGGAATGAACTTGCGAACACCGTCGTAGATCAAACTGCTCTCTGTCGGATAGTGAATGTTAGTTTCAATAACAAATGAATCAGCCCGAACTGTGGAACTGGCATCGGGAGCAATGCTCTGGCCAGCGGTGACGATAGCTTGGTTGATCTTACTAATCGTCTCAGGTTTGAGCAGACAGATGGTATCGCGTATGCGTCTGAAAGTGAAACCGTCGGTGTCTTGCCAGTCGCCGATTCCCATGATTCCGCGGAGACGCCGATGATTCTCGACTTGATCCTGTAGTTTGTCGTAATCAAGATTACATCCAAGTCTGACTGCTGCAAGCACAACAACATGCCAATCGTCTATGCCTGGCCTTCCAACATCCCGTCGAGAGTCTTGGTTTAGATCCGCAGCGACAGCCTGAACGACTTTCGTTCTCAACTTGGCATTGGTATAAAGATATTGAAGCCCGAGCAAGACGGGCACGATTTCATCGCGAGATTCCAAGTTGAGTTCAACTTGTGCGATAGGGCTGCAATCGAAGCGTTGCTGTTTTTGATATGGCTTGCGAACCACGTCTACTCCTCGAAGATTAAGCGTTTGGACCTGTTTTAGTCAACAAATTCAACGCTCGAACTCGCTCGCGGGTTCGTTCTTCGGGGAGCTTTTTTGAAAATTAGCCAATAATTTACAGACGCTTTCAATTTCCGGACGGACACTAGCTATCTTGCCCGGCAACCAAAAGACTCGCCAGTAGGCGCAAACACGTCCCAGGGAGGGGAGCGTTTGAACAGCCCCCCAGCGAGAGCAAGGAAAGGTGGTCGCCGCTGCAAGACAGTACGGCACTCCCCTCAAGGCAAAGCCCAAATCGATCCCAGTTCAACAAGCCCGAGAGCAATGCCAGAGATCGTCAATACTGCAGAGCATTTCA
Coding sequences within it:
- a CDS encoding ISNCY family transposase encodes the protein MVRKPYQKQQRFDCSPIAQVELNLESRDEIVPVLLGLQYLYTNAKLRTKVVQAVAADLNQDSRRDVGRPGIDDWHVVVLAAVRLGCNLDYDKLQDQVENHRRLRGIMGIGDWQDTDGFTFRRIRDTICLLKPETISKINQAIVTAGQSIAPDASSTVRADSFVIETNIHYPTESSLIYDGVRKFIPFCVELAQQLETTGWRQVGHLVKKIKSLKQQIGRIAASKSSRKKEALESRYRDLLQRVALLLERAKSLTNEAKSLGASTVTLSLITTIEHWTGLTEQVCDTARRRVLLGESVPNCDKLFSLFETHTQLYRRGKAGQPNQYGRLALVYEDGAGFISHYHLMARDVRDQDVVVEQTKLAQKKHAGEIHTASFDRGFYSAENESNLQQIIEDVCVLPRAPGEYVQRIKNESAKFHRTRLHHSGIEAAIGVLQRGNGLKRCRDRTELGFERYLGLAILGRNIHTLGKLLLSKQRPNASAAQSKRKAA